A stretch of DNA from Ricinus communis isolate WT05 ecotype wild-type chromosome 4, ASM1957865v1, whole genome shotgun sequence:
CATTTAGAGTGGAGAAAAAGAATCCATATAGATGGACCTAAACTGGGGGTTAGGGGTTAGTTGAGTTGAGTGCagtattatctttttaatgaTATCTCCACCATATTATGAATCAGTGCCTTGTTGGTTTCTTTAAATTGTATAGGATCTTTGACAAGGGTTCTACATGGAGATCCCTTGTCTCTACTATTGTTCATTTTCGCACTAGGAAAATGCTGTGGAGAATAAATTTCTGTCAGCGTCTTATAGAAAAGGGATGTGGTGCACATTTATATCGTGTTCATGGTTATTTTGGTTTTATGTTTTTGGACTAGCAAATTACTTTTAATGCAcaaattttctttagtttatcTAAATCATTAACATTGATTCTTCCAGTAAACCCCAAATATTAtctattattgaaaaaaaattgttatagTTTCATTTGTTGCAAAGTCAATCAATCTATTTATTTGTCCGTTATGTTTCTAGTTTAGCTAATCACTTGTTAATGTACCATATACTTGAGAATTAGTGGCAAGTTGTTATGTGGGggaaaaactaaaaagtttaaaaatttacctttGTTTATCTTTTGTATACTTTTAAGAGGTACTAGAGATCCATCACACACATCCAAAATAACCATATTCATTTGTTTTTGCAACTCAaatgtctctctctctctctctcacacacacacacacacactcaCTTTCACTCATGCAGGTATACACTCCCTAGTACTTGCCATGTCTTCTCATTTTAGTTCTTCATTGATAGAACAAATCTCTTAGGTTCTATTGCAGTTTATTTGTACTGTTTTTGTGGTTATTTATACTCTCTGAAATATGTTGGTTAGGGTGCTTCCCTTTCTGATAACATTCAGGAGTGGAAATGGAAGTTAACCATGCTTTTGCGAGACAAGGAGAAACAAGAATTGGTCTCAAGGGATAAAAAGGATAGACGTGATTTTGATCAAATAGCAGCCTTGGCAAGCGGAATGGGTTTATATAGGTAGCTTATATTTCATCAGATTaattcttcaatttgatgtggTTTCAATTGGTATTCTCATCTGAAGTACTTTTGCAGCCAACTATATGTAAAAGTTGTTGTTTTCAGTAAGATCCCATTGCCAAACTATAGATTTGATTTGGATGATAAGCGTCCGCAGAGAGAGGTACTTTCTCCTGATTCTATTGTCTTAGTTTACCTTTCTATCTGATATAGTATGGGTCATACATAAATGTAATGTTTACTTGCTACCTTTGTAGATAACACACATGAAAACATTTTTTCTCTGCGCTTCAGAAATTACTGCCTCCCATTGCTCTACCTTTCCACATGACATTGTTAATGCTTTAATCTATTCCAAATactttcatttcatttgaaGCATTATTTGCTTTCGGCACTGAACACAACATGTGTGTTATTGGATGTCTTTTTCTAGTCTAGGTTTCGTTAAAGCATGTACTTGGAAATCCTTTTTGCTCCCTTGAGTTGGGAAAACCTATGTCTGGGATGTCAACTTAAGtaattttcatttgttttagTTATAAGAATCttatttaacatttaaaaaattggcAGGTGAACCTACCTCTTGGTTTGCAAAAAAGAGTGGATGCTTATCTTGGAGAATACCTCTTTCAAAGATCCAACACTAAGGAAAGATTTCCAGATTTTTCCTCTTCTAGATCAAGCAGCAATAGTAGTCTTGCTACTGATGAAGGGCTTTTTGAGCCAACAGAGTCCCTGGCATCCAGTAAGGCTGTCATGGAAAAAATTCTGCAGAGGAGAAGTTTGCAATTGCGTGATCAGCAACATGCTTGGCAGGTTCATATTACCctgaaaaaaatgaaactacGTCACTTATGTTGTTAGGGAAACATCTCTTCTTAAATTTTGTGAATTTAGGAAAACAAAAGTAGTATCTGCAATCACATCTGGCAAATTGTTTTCACAGAATGTTGCTTATGAATATTATCTATTCTTGGTGTAAatgctttattattttcaaaaaatcacAGTAATGTTTTAGTACATGATATGATTTATGAATTCTACAAGAATTTGCTACATTACCTAACAAGACTAGTTGTTGTCAAGTTGAAAAAGGGAAGCTTGTTCTGGAATTTCAGATAACACACTAtacgaagttattttattttgctggCACCACCTCAATTCATTCCGTGTTAATATTGGTTCTAACTTCTACAATCTTTACTTGCATGCCTGTGATTCTAAATTACTTGTGTTTTCATATTATGGAGTATAGACCAGTGTGTATGTAAAAAAACTAGATGTTATCCATGCGATATTTGGATGCTAAGAGTTTATTTTAGGTTTTAAATCATTCATCTCTTTCTAGTATCTTTTTGATTGCATCTCTTTATTCAAGGTGTGAATTAGTtggattcttttcaaaattctaagtttttatttttaggagtCCCCAGAAGGCAGAAAAATACTGGAGTTTCGGAAAAATCTACCTGCTTATAAAGAGAAGGATGCAATATCAACAGCCATTTCACAAAATCAGGTTTGGAAAATTTAGTACATTCATGTACACCTCATTTCAGGAAGGCATAAGTCAAAATTAGGTGGCTATTGTTCTTGTGAGGAATGGATATATTGAGCATTAGGATTTCATGAATTGATATCTACCTTTGGGATTCAGTGTTCTCCATGATCTATAATGATGACTGGAATTTGGTATTTGACAGGTGGTTATTATCTCAGGTGAAACTGGTTGTGGCAAGACCACACAAATTCCCCAGTTCATATTAGAATCTGAGATAGAATCTGTCCGAGGAGCTGTGTGTAATATTATATGCACACAGCCAAGACGAATATCTGCTATGTCGGTTTCTGAAAGAATTGCTTCAGAAAGGGGAGAGAAGTTGGGTGAATGTGTGAGTTCTATCTCAACCATAGTCTAGCAATACTTTCCCAGTTATAACATTTGATATTTAGAACATTGAAAGAAAAGTGAAGATGCCCTTgtcctttcttttctcatctTTAAAGGTTGGATATAAAGTTCGGCTTGAAGGTATAAGAGGAAGAGATACCCACCTTCTCTTTTGCACCACTGGTATCTTGTTGAGAAGGCTACTTGTTGATAGAAATTTAAAGGGCATAACTCATGTTATCGTGGATGAGATTCACGAACGTGGAATGAATGAAGGTAAACTCTTAGTTTTTTAAGTTTTGTTTTGTGAATGCAggatatcattttttttctccatACTTatatctttcctttcttctttaaaaaagatttatttattaaaaaagttttcttttctctaaaagaaaaatatgtgCATGATTAAATCTGACTCTTTCAAGGTACGCTTGATTCCAGACTTTCTGCTTATTGTCCTTAAGGATCTCCTTCCTCATCGGCCAGATCTTAGGCTGATTCTGATGAGTGCAACACTTGACGCGGAGCTTTTCTCATCCTATTTTGATGGAGCTCCAATACTTCGCATTCCAGTAAGTTAAAATGCCgtattataaatgaaaatgattttgatGATTCTGTTTTAGAAAGGAGGGGCTGGGTGATTGGTATTCCAGTGAGTTCTCATGATGGTTTTCAAGGAAGGATTGGCATGTATTTCTACTTGTGTTTTTGCTTACTTCCCTTTGcttcatttattcatattagctgaaattttagttaattactGAAGATGAGGACATCCTTGTGCTTGAAGATGGAGTGATTTCCACTTCATCTTTATTATCATCTATGTTCTTACTTCAGAAGCATATCTTATTGACTCTGGTTGTGAGTTATATTCTATTTGCTTTACCTCTGTTCGGCATATGTAATGCTTGTGCTATAATGTTAGCATGCAGTGACTTTATTATGTTGGTGTGAAGCCTGGAGCTGGTCCCTTCACGGTATCTATTGAACATCATCTATTGATGTGAGGTCTCTGGATCTGTGATTTTCTGCCCTCTATATACCAGCATTTTACATAATCAATTGACTTTGTTATGTTGCTGGGATGCCTGGAATGTGGTCCTTGCTTTGATTTATTTGGTAGAACTCTGAAGTATTATTAAACATCATCTATTGATATGAAAAACTTACATGTGAATCTGTGATTTTCTGCCTTTATCTACCAGTATTATGCATAATGCAGTAAAGCTTATAGAGATAAATAAGTTATTCCCATAAGTTAAAAAAAgtgtgaaaaagaaattcgAAGTTGATTTTCATCTGATTGGAGGGTTTAGACTCTCTTTCCtcctaatatatattatgtccTACTTAAATTCGTACATTTTATTTAGTGGGATGTGTGTTCTGACATATTCATACCTTGGGCGACTGAACCTTATTATTTAAGGCATCTATAACTTCTAGCatgaattttttttgctttctaAGCAtcaaatttgttttatttctgGTCAAAGTTATATCAGAATGCAGATTATAGAAATTGTGGTCTAATCAGGGCTCTAAATTTTTTGATGGCCTAATTAGGGTTTTACATACCCAGTGCGAACTCTTTATCTAGAAGATATCCTGGAAATGACAGGTTACAGATTAACCCCATACAACCAAATTGATGACTACGGCCAAGAAAAGGCGTGGAGATCAAGTAAACAAGCTCCAAGAAAGAGGAAGAGCCAGATTGCTTCTGCTGTTGAGGTATATGAAGTTCTTATGCAAGGTATTGCTGTTTGTGTCTTGTTCATTTGGTCCTGATggctttttcttattttggtaACATGCAACCAGGAGGCACTAAGAGCTGCTGATTTCAAGGATTATAGTCCTCAGACTCAGGAATCTCTGTCGTGTTGGAATCCTGATTGCATTGGGTTTAATCTGATTGAATATCTCTTATGCAATATATGTGAGAATGAGATGCCCGGTGCTGTCTTAGTTTTTATGACTGGTTGGGATGACATAAGTTCCCTGAAGGATAAGCTCCAGGTTCATCCTATTTTAGGAGATCCAAGCCGAGTCTTGTTGCTCACCTGCCATGGTTCTATGGCTAGCTCAGAGCAGGTGAATTCATTGACGTAATGGTTTACTTGTTAATTTCATCACCTGCTAACTTGTTGtttattctcttctttttgcAAATCAATAACTGATCAATGAATGGTGTCCTAATATATGTTGGCCTCCTGTGAAAGATGGAATAGTAGATTGGCTCTAAATATTTTGGTTGCCTGTTGCCtaaatgtttttattaattattgtgagATTGCAAATGAGATTGTTTTAgataaattcattattttctcagtgcttttttattcaaataatttttgacGATATATGTTGGAACTGCCTACAGAGATTAATATTTGATGAACCTAATGATGGGGCGAGGAAAATAGTGCTAGCTACTAATATTGCTGAGACAAGTATCACAATTAATGACGTTATTTTCGTACTTGACTGTGGGAAGGCGAAGGAGTCTTCATATGATGCACTAAATAACACTCCTTGTCTGCTGCCTTCCTGGATTTCTAAGGTTTCTGCTCAACAAGTAAGGTCTTCTTCTATTTGACCTTTGATCTCTAAGATGGGTTACTTTTTGGTTTGTGATATGTTACATTGTTAATCTAATTAAGTTGAAATTACTGTTGACTCGTGATTTAGAGGTGTGGGTCTCTCCTTATCCTCACCCGAAATAGATTCTAATTGGTATATCTTGATATCTTAGGAGGCGAGGAAGCACCCAAGTTACCAAAAATTGCTTCATATTATCTTCTTCTATATTACAGAAAGTTATTGCTACATGCTCATCAagactattaaaatatttagttgagGAACATGCAGAGTGAGTTTTCAGCACTGTTGATTTATAATTCCTATTAAAGATATACCATCTTCTTGGAAGTCTAATAATTAGCAAGAAGAGAAACCACATGTCGCTAGGTGGTAGTAGTCCTTTACTTAAATATAGGGTCCATTTTTAACAGCACCCAATCTGGACTTTGTCAATTTATGTTGACTATTTAGGTAGAATAGAAATACAGGACACTGCAAAGTGAGACGACTGTGGAATATGAACAAAAAGACAATCCAAATATGCAGAGATGTGCATATATATTCGGTGAATAAAATTTTGCTTAAAGTGCCTAATATGAGTGATGTGGTCAGAACAGCAACTGATCATATTTGAAACCGTTAACATTGTTTGTCTGAATTGACTCTTAGATTTACTtgatttatgtaaatttttcaGTCTTTGTATAATTTCTTGGTCCTTTATGAAATCTTCCTTCTCCCTTTCAATCCACAAACTAAGAACGAAAGAGTGGATTTGATGGACTGCGAATATAATCAGGAAGTAGGCCTGAAGCAAGACTCTTTAAATGGCTATTCTCATTGCATGCTTTACATGAACTAAGTGTTGGATTGAATTGATGCAGAATCAGGGTGGTTTGAGTGCTCATTCAATATTAATTGAACCTTTAGTTTCTTCCATCTAGTTTTAATTCTGTAATCATGCAGTTTCACAGTTGGATTATCCTCACACAATAAATGACTTTGTTACATTTCTGTTTACTGCATATAATGTAGAGAAGAGGAAGAGCTGGCCGTGTTCAACCAGGAGAATGTTACCATCTCTATCCTAGATGCGTTTATGATGCTTTTGCAGAGTATCAGTTGCCAGAAATCTTGAGGACGCCTTTGCAGTCTCTTTGTCTACAGATTAAAAGTTTGAAACTTGGAAGTATTTCTGAATTTCTCTCTAGGGCTTTGCAGTCGCCTGAGTTGTTGGCGGTAATGTCATTTTCATATTCTCTATCTGATTTCCATATTGATGTGGTTTATTTGAATTtcgttattttcatattaatgtGGCTTATTTGAATTTgcttttctgatttttttcttttagaatttattgctCTTCATTAGTGCAATTAATTTTGCAATCTCTAATTTCACTCACTTTTTTCCCAAATTTGTATTTTGTAGGTTCAAAATGCTATcgaatatttaaaaatcattgGCGCCTTA
This window harbors:
- the LOC8275108 gene encoding DExH-box ATP-dependent RNA helicase DExH5, mitochondrial isoform X3 produces the protein MLSHFLFLNSPSRQIPFLTPHSKTLKPSLPLPSSLVIMKDRPPSSVYVPPHQRLRSVITKPSYTSGSAASSVGDNLNHNHNRSAVLNGSPVPYFQQQQQQGNGFVDKNISNYKFISAYGDGVFEEGSDREMESSTVLPGASLSDNIQEWKWKLTMLLRDKEKQELVSRDKKDRRDFDQIAALASGMGLYSQLYVKVVVFSKIPLPNYRFDLDDKRPQREVNLPLGLQKRVDAYLGEYLFQRSNTKERFPDFSSSRSSSNSSLATDEGLFEPTESLASSKAVMEKILQRRSLQLRDQQHAWQESPEGRKILEFRKNLPAYKEKDAISTAISQNQVVIISGETGCGKTTQIPQFILESEIESVRGAVCNIICTQPRRISAMSVSERIASERGEKLGECVGYKVRLEGIRGRDTHLLFCTTGILLRRLLVDRNLKGITHVIVDEIHERGMNEDFLLIVLKDLLPHRPDLRLILMSATLDAELFSSYFDGAPILRIPGFTYPVRTLYLEDILEMTGYRLTPYNQIDDYGQEKAWRSSKQAPRKRKSQIASAVEEALRAADFKDYSPQTQESLSCWNPDCIGFNLIEYLLCNICENEMPGAVLVFMTGWDDISSLKDKLQVHPILGDPSRVLLLTCHGSMASSEQRLIFDEPNDGARKIVLATNIAETSITINDVIFVLDCGKAKESSYDALNNTPCLLPSWISKVSAQQRRGRAGRVQPGECYHLYPRCVYDAFAEYQLPEILRTPLQSLCLQIKSLKLGSISEFLSRALQSPELLAVQNAIEYLKIIGALDQNENLTVLGKYLTMFPMQPKLGKMLILGAIFNCLDPVLTIVAGLSVRDPFLTPMDKKDLAEAAKSQFSCDYSDHLALVRAYEGWKDAERNFAGYDYCWKNFLSMQSMKAIDSLRKEFLSLLKDAGLVDGSITFCNTWSHEEHLIRAVICYGLYPGICSVVHNEKSFSLKTMEDGQVLLYSNSVNARESKIPYPWLVFNEKIKVNAVFLRDSTAVSDSVLLLFGGSISKGETDGHLKMLGGYLEFFMKPIIAEMYQSLRRELDELIKTKNGFACVS
- the LOC8275108 gene encoding DExH-box ATP-dependent RNA helicase DExH5, mitochondrial isoform X1; translated protein: MLSHFLFLNSPSRQIPFLTPHSKTLKPSLPLPSSLVIMKDRPPSSVYVPPHQRLRSVITKPSYTSGSAASSVGDNLNHNHNRSAVLNGSPVPYFQQQQQQGNGFVDKNISNYKFISAYGDGVFEEGSDREMESSTVLPGASLSDNIQEWKWKLTMLLRDKEKQELVSRDKKDRRDFDQIAALASGMGLYSQLYVKVVVFSKIPLPNYRFDLDDKRPQREVNLPLGLQKRVDAYLGEYLFQRSNTKERFPDFSSSRSSSNSSLATDEGLFEPTESLASSKAVMEKILQRRSLQLRDQQHAWQESPEGRKILEFRKNLPAYKEKDAISTAISQNQVVIISGETGCGKTTQIPQFILESEIESVRGAVCNIICTQPRRISAMSVSERIASERGEKLGECVGYKVRLEGIRGRDTHLLFCTTGILLRRLLVDRNLKGITHVIVDEIHERGMNEDFLLIVLKDLLPHRPDLRLILMSATLDAELFSSYFDGAPILRIPGFTYPVRTLYLEDILEMTGYRLTPYNQIDDYGQEKAWRSSKQAPRKRKSQIASAVEEALRAADFKDYSPQTQESLSCWNPDCIGFNLIEYLLCNICENEMPGAVLVFMTGWDDISSLKDKLQVHPILGDPSRVLLLTCHGSMASSEQRLIFDEPNDGARKIVLATNIAETSITINDVIFVLDCGKAKESSYDALNNTPCLLPSWISKVSAQQRRGRAGRVQPGECYHLYPRCVYDAFAEYQLPEILRTPLQSLCLQIKSLKLGSISEFLSRALQSPELLAVQNAIEYLKIIGALDQNENLTVLGKYLTMFPMQPKLGKMLILGAIFNCLDPVLTIVAGLSVRDPFLTPMDKKDLAEAAKSQFSCDYSDHLALVRAYEGWKDAERNFAGYDYCWKNFLSMQSMKAIDSLRKEFLSLLKDAGLVDGSITFCNTWSHEEHLIRAVICYGLYPGICSVVHNEKSFSLKTMEDGQVLLYSNSVNARESKIPYPWLVFNEKIKVNAVFLRDSTAVSDSVLLLFGGSISKGETDGHLKMLGGYLEFFMKPIIAEMYQSLRRELDELIKTKLLNPRMDLHAYHDLLSAIRLLVSEDPCDGRFIFGCQVLKPSKMSVTPTQGALASRTESGPGGDNSKSQLQTLITRAGYAAPTYKTKQLKNSQFRSTVEFNGMQIMGQPCNNKKSAEKDAAAEALRWLMGETRTGPEYINHMSMLLKKSKKDHC
- the LOC8275108 gene encoding DExH-box ATP-dependent RNA helicase DExH5, mitochondrial isoform X2; this encodes MLSHFLFLNSPSRQIPFLTPHSKTLKPSLPLPSSLVIMKDRPPSSVYVPPHQRLRSVITKPSYTSGSAASSVGDNLNHNHNRSAVLNGSPVPYFQQQQQQGNGFVDKNISNYKFISAYGDGVFEEGSDREMESSTVLPEWKWKLTMLLRDKEKQELVSRDKKDRRDFDQIAALASGMGLYSQLYVKVVVFSKIPLPNYRFDLDDKRPQREVNLPLGLQKRVDAYLGEYLFQRSNTKERFPDFSSSRSSSNSSLATDEGLFEPTESLASSKAVMEKILQRRSLQLRDQQHAWQESPEGRKILEFRKNLPAYKEKDAISTAISQNQVVIISGETGCGKTTQIPQFILESEIESVRGAVCNIICTQPRRISAMSVSERIASERGEKLGECVGYKVRLEGIRGRDTHLLFCTTGILLRRLLVDRNLKGITHVIVDEIHERGMNEDFLLIVLKDLLPHRPDLRLILMSATLDAELFSSYFDGAPILRIPGFTYPVRTLYLEDILEMTGYRLTPYNQIDDYGQEKAWRSSKQAPRKRKSQIASAVEEALRAADFKDYSPQTQESLSCWNPDCIGFNLIEYLLCNICENEMPGAVLVFMTGWDDISSLKDKLQVHPILGDPSRVLLLTCHGSMASSEQRLIFDEPNDGARKIVLATNIAETSITINDVIFVLDCGKAKESSYDALNNTPCLLPSWISKVSAQQRRGRAGRVQPGECYHLYPRCVYDAFAEYQLPEILRTPLQSLCLQIKSLKLGSISEFLSRALQSPELLAVQNAIEYLKIIGALDQNENLTVLGKYLTMFPMQPKLGKMLILGAIFNCLDPVLTIVAGLSVRDPFLTPMDKKDLAEAAKSQFSCDYSDHLALVRAYEGWKDAERNFAGYDYCWKNFLSMQSMKAIDSLRKEFLSLLKDAGLVDGSITFCNTWSHEEHLIRAVICYGLYPGICSVVHNEKSFSLKTMEDGQVLLYSNSVNARESKIPYPWLVFNEKIKVNAVFLRDSTAVSDSVLLLFGGSISKGETDGHLKMLGGYLEFFMKPIIAEMYQSLRRELDELIKTKLLNPRMDLHAYHDLLSAIRLLVSEDPCDGRFIFGCQVLKPSKMSVTPTQGALASRTESGPGGDNSKSQLQTLITRAGYAAPTYKTKQLKNSQFRSTVEFNGMQIMGQPCNNKKSAEKDAAAEALRWLMGETRTGPEYINHMSMLLKKSKKDHC